The Blautia pseudococcoides genome segment CGTTTTAAATATGTGACTGAGGACAAACTGGACAAAGAATATGATGCAGTTTTAAAAGAGCTTGCTGTTGATATTGCCAATGTATTTGGGAAGGAGGACTTCTAATGCCGAAAGAGTATAGAACCATACAGGAAGTTGCCGGCCCTCTGATGTTGGTGCGCGGTGTTGAAAATGTACATTTTGATGAGTTAGGTGAGATCGAGCTGGCAAGCGGTGAGACACGCCGCTGCCGTGTACTTGAGATCAACGGAAGTGATGCTTTGGTACAGCTTTTCGAGAGCTCCACAGGTATCAACCTGTCTGACAGTAAGGTGCGTTTCCTGGGACGAAGCATGGAGCTGGGTGTATCTGAGGATATGCTGGGCCGTGTATTCGACGGTATGGGACGTCCTATTGATGAAGGTCCGGAGATCCTTCCGGATGAGAGGCGTGATATCAATGGTCTGCCTATGAACCCGGCTGCCAGAATGTACCCGGAAGAGTTCATTCAGACCGGTGTATCTGCCATTGATGGTCTGAACACACTGGTTCGTGGCCAGAAGCTGCCTATTTTCTCCGCATCAGGTCTTCCTCATGCGCAGTTGGCAGCACAGATCGCCAGACAGGCTAAGGTTCGCGGTACGGGTGAGAACTTCGCCGTTGTATTTGCCGCTTTAGGTATTACTTTTGAGGAGTCTAACTTCTTTATTGAAAGTTTTAAAGAGACAGGAGCCATTGACAGGACGGTTCTGTTCATCAACCTGGCAAATGACCCGGCTGTTGAGCGTATCGCAACGCCTAAGATGGCCCTCACCGCAGCAGAATATCTTGCATTTGAGAAAGATATGCATGTACTGGTAATCCTTACCGATATCACAAACTACGCAGATGCCCTGCGTGAGGTTTCCGCAGCCCGTAAAGAGGTTCCGGGACGCCGTGGATATCCGGGTTATATGTATACAGACCTGGCAACCATGTATGAAAGAGCAGGACGTAAGAAGGGAAGTAATGGTTCCATTACCATGATTCCGATCCTTACCATGCCTGAGGATGATAAAACCCATCCAATCCCTGACCTTACCGGATATATCACCGAGGGGCAGATCATTCTGAGCCGTGAGCTTTACAGAAAGGGTGTAACACCGCCTATTGATGTTCTGCCGTCTCTGTCACGACTGAAAGATAAAGGTATCGGTGAAGGTAAGACGCGTGCTGACCATGCAAACACCATGAACCAGTTATTCGCTGCCTATGCCCGTGGTAAAGAGGCAAAAGAGCTGATGACGATCCTTGGTGAGGCGGCACTTTCTGATATTGACCTTATCTATGCAAAATTCGCGGATGCTTTTGAGGCAGAGTATGTTTCACAGGGCTATACCACAAACCGCGATATTGAGGAGACACTGCGTATCGGCTGGAAGCTGCTTTCCATACTGCCGAGGAGCGAGCTGAAACGTATAGATGATAAATTCCTTGATGAATATTACGGTAAACAATAATGCCGGCGTGACAGCAGGACAAAATATCCTGCTGTTCCAACAGAAAATGCATAGAAAGAGGTGATTGTCTTGGCATCTACCCAGGTGAATCCTACCAGAATGGAGCTTACCAAGCAGAAGAAGAAGCTGGTTACCGCCGTCAAGGGTCACAAGCTTTTGAAGGACAAACGTGACGAGCTTATGCGTCAGTTCCTGGATCTGGCAAGAGAAAATATGGCTCTGCGCCTGAAAGTGGAAGAGGGTATTAAAGAGGCTAACAAGAACTTCGTGATCGCAAAAGCCGGCATGTCCGAACAGACCCTGAACACAGCGCTGATGGCACCAAAACAAGAGGTGTATCTGGATGCGGGCAAGAAGAATGTCATGAGTGTTGACATTCCTGTTTTCCAGTCCCAGACCAGGACCGCAGATGCAAATGACATCTATTCCTACGGTTTTGCCTTTACATCAGGTGACCTGGACGGCGCGGTGAAATCTCTGGCAGATATCCTGCCGGATATGCTGAAGCTTGCGGAGATTGAGAAATCCTGCCAGCTTATGGCTTCCGAGATTGAGAAGACCCGACGCAGAGTAAACGCTCTGGAACATGTTATTATTCCGGAGACTCAGGAAAATATTAAGTATATTACCATGAAGTTGGACGAGAGCGAGAGAAGTACACAGATCCGTCTGATGAAAGTAAAAGATATGATGCTTGAAGAAGCGCATCATTATAAGGAAAAGGACAGAGAACGCGTGTATAGCGCGGGCTGATATGTCTAATGGAAGGATCCTATTTTCCAGAAGCACTGACAGGTTGTCAGTCCGCTGGAAGATAGGATTTTTTTTTATTTTTGAAAAATATTCCAGGGCCTGGAGAGGAGATATTTATAGGAGAAGAGGATATTACCCCTTACCTAACTAATTTTTTTGGGGTGAGTGAATCCCTGGGAGCTATGATAAGTCTGATCAAGTCCTATGGACTGGCAGTTTACCGGAACTGCTGGGACTGGCAGCAGTTACCATTCTTGTCATCAGTCTGGGGTTATTTATGGTAAGAGCCTTGTATTTTGCCGTTATTGATGAGTTAAAGATTCCACTTAAATATACCGGGATGGCAGTTGGGTTTGCGTCAGTAATAGGGTGTCTTCCTCAGATTTTTATATATTCCATTACGGGGAACCTTTTGGACGCATTTCCGGGAATCCAGGGCTATAGATATATGTTTGCGTATGAATTCGGGGCAGCGCTGATTGGCGCAATTCTGGCATTAACTTTATATAGGAACATCAAGAAGGAAAATAATAAAAAAGCCTGAGGCAGATATATTCCAATAGAAAGGAGAAGAAATATGAACAGCCGCACAATGACAGAGTTAATAGTGAACATAGCGATCGCTTTAGGGGCAGCTGCAGCAGGGATCGCCAATATTCAGGATTTAAAATCAGCGCCGGCATTTGTAATGATGCCACAGAGGCCTCATATTGATCGTGTGGGGGCAGTGGAGAATACCACCGGGCTTCCGGAAGGCGTGGTGGCCTGGAAGGAAGAGATGCGTTCCGTTTTGGTGATCGCCTATGAGCATCCGGAAGAAAAACCATATCTTGACTGCTGGCTGGATGGCAAAAACCCGCCGGGAAATTTGGAACTTATATCTGGCTCAAAGACGCCTCAGTTGTTGCAGGGCTTGGTACTATTGGAAAGAATAATCTTCTTATCACAAAAGAGTATGGGCCGAGAGTGCGCCTGAGAGCTATGTTTCTAAGTGTGGACTTGCCCTCCGCCGGCCCCAGTGACTGGGATCCCTGTGCGGGCTGTGATATGCCCTGCAGAAAAAAATGTCCCCAGAATGCTTTTGGCAGGATCACTTATGATGCCGGTCAGTATGGGGGGCTTACCAAACTGCCGGGGCGTGACGGCAGTTACAGTTTGCTTACCTGCGACAGGCAAATGGCTGAGGATGAGGAGAACGAGATAAAAACACCTACAGAGGTTCCGGATTACGGGACTGCAGTGTCCATTATCAAGTATTGCAGGGAGTGTGAACTGAACTGCAGGATTAAACCGTCTTAGAAAGAATCCCGATACTGCCTGCGAGTCATGCCTGTGTATTTTTTAAACACGGAAATATAATGACTCTGACTGGAAAAGGCCAGTATCATGCTGACTTCAGATATAGAATACTGAAAAACAGTCAGCAGAGACTTGGATGTCTCCACACGCTTCCGGTTCAGGTATTCCATAGGACTTATAGCCATTTCCTGACGGAACAGATGGGAGAAACGGTCTTTGCTCAAGCCCGCGGCATGGGCAATGTCGGAGAGGCATATTTTTTCCTGTTGATGGTTATTTATGAAATTCACGGCTCTGCGTATGGCCGGAGAATGGGTGGTGATACCTTTTGCCTTCGCTGCTGCAGCCGTGAATTCACAGGTGGCCTGGTCACGCAGAGTAAGAAGGCGTGTGATGGAGGTGCATTTTTCAGAAGCCTGGATAAAGCTGTCGCTCATTGCGTAAGCCATATCTTCTTCTGCGCCTCCTTCAATAGCAGCCCTGGTGATTTGGGTAATGTGGGCAATGAAAAGGTTCTGCGCGTGCCGCAGGGGATTTGCAGAGAGAATTCCCGGTTTACCTGTAAGGCTTAATTCATTCATACATTCTTTGGCACGTATAAGGTCTCCTGCGCGCACTGCGTCCAGGAGATTTTTTTCGTATGAATAAGGTGTGTGAAATGCGGAGGATTCTCTTCGATGAAAAAGTGTCTTTTGCACAGCAGCAGGTATGGGTGCGGGGGTGATCAGGTCATTTGCCTCCATAATATCCTCCGTATTGATCTGTTCCCGGAAGAATAAGCAGCAGGCCAGGGAAAGATAATTATAAAAATATTCCTGTTCCATAACAGGCAGCGCTGACATAAGCGTGTAACGGCTGCCCGGAGACAATACGGACAGCTCCGGGAAAGCCTGTTTAAATTCCCTGTCGGAAAGCCGGGAAAAGAGACAGGGACCAAAGTGAAGAGAAAAACATCCGTCAGCCGCGGGAAAGGATAGCCCTGCACTGTAATACGCGCTGTATTCCATGAAGAGAACAGGCAGCGGGGCAGTACCTTTGCGGGGCAGTTTCTTGGGCATACGGGGAAGGGGGAATAAGTCCATACCTACAAGCCGGGGATAGGTGAAGCATATGCTGCCGTCCTGTGACAGGCAGAAGACAGGAATCTGTGTCAGGTAATAAAGCAGGCGGCAGTTATGGCGGATGGTTTGCATATCCATATGGTTTCCTCCCAGAGATGATAT includes the following:
- a CDS encoding V-type ATP synthase subunit D is translated as MASTQVNPTRMELTKQKKKLVTAVKGHKLLKDKRDELMRQFLDLARENMALRLKVEEGIKEANKNFVIAKAGMSEQTLNTALMAPKQEVYLDAGKKNVMSVDIPVFQSQTRTADANDIYSYGFAFTSGDLDGAVKSLADILPDMLKLAEIEKSCQLMASEIEKTRRRVNALEHVIIPETQENIKYITMKLDESERSTQIRLMKVKDMMLEEAHHYKEKDRERVYSAG
- a CDS encoding V-type ATP synthase subunit B, encoding MPKEYRTIQEVAGPLMLVRGVENVHFDELGEIELASGETRRCRVLEINGSDALVQLFESSTGINLSDSKVRFLGRSMELGVSEDMLGRVFDGMGRPIDEGPEILPDERRDINGLPMNPAARMYPEEFIQTGVSAIDGLNTLVRGQKLPIFSASGLPHAQLAAQIARQAKVRGTGENFAVVFAALGITFEESNFFIESFKETGAIDRTVLFINLANDPAVERIATPKMALTAAEYLAFEKDMHVLVILTDITNYADALREVSAARKEVPGRRGYPGYMYTDLATMYERAGRKKGSNGSITMIPILTMPEDDKTHPIPDLTGYITEGQIILSRELYRKGVTPPIDVLPSLSRLKDKGIGEGKTRADHANTMNQLFAAYARGKEAKELMTILGEAALSDIDLIYAKFADAFEAEYVSQGYTTNRDIEETLRIGWKLLSILPRSELKRIDDKFLDEYYGKQ
- a CDS encoding helix-turn-helix domain-containing protein; the encoded protein is MDMQTIRHNCRLLYYLTQIPVFCLSQDGSICFTYPRLVGMDLFPLPRMPKKLPRKGTAPLPVLFMEYSAYYSAGLSFPAADGCFSLHFGPCLFSRLSDREFKQAFPELSVLSPGSRYTLMSALPVMEQEYFYNYLSLACCLFFREQINTEDIMEANDLITPAPIPAAVQKTLFHRRESSAFHTPYSYEKNLLDAVRAGDLIRAKECMNELSLTGKPGILSANPLRHAQNLFIAHITQITRAAIEGGAEEDMAYAMSDSFIQASEKCTSITRLLTLRDQATCEFTAAAAKAKGITTHSPAIRRAVNFINNHQQEKICLSDIAHAAGLSKDRFSHLFRQEMAISPMEYLNRKRVETSKSLLTVFQYSISEVSMILAFSSQSHYISVFKKYTGMTRRQYRDSF